A segment of the Candidatus Poribacteria bacterium genome:
CATATCATCAAGATGCCTGGCCCGAAGTCCTCCGGGCACTAAAAGCAGTTGGTATCACAAAAATGAATATCTATCTGTTAGGGCACCGCTTGTTTATGGCAATGGAAACGGTCGACGATTTCGATATAGAACGCGATTTTCCACGCTACCTTGAAGAGAACCCGAAGTGTAAAGCTTGGGATGAATTGATGCGAACCTTCCAAGAACCAGTGGAAGACGCGCAGCCAGACGAATGGTGGGCACGTATGGAGACTGTCTTTGAATTATAGCGCAAAAATGAACATACCGCCTTCAATGCCCACAACTTTTCTATCAATTGGTCACTTCTGTTATGATGTCTCGCCAAATGGATATATTCTCGGTGGCTCCGCCTCGTACTCGACGCTGACCGCTCGGAACCTCGGACACCACGCCCGA
Coding sequences within it:
- a CDS encoding L-rhamnose mutarotase, with amino-acid sequence MKYYGLTLNLKDDSAIIEKYKAYHQDAWPEVLRALKAVGITKMNIYLLGHRLFMAMETVDDFDIERDFPRYLEENPKCKAWDELMRTFQEPVEDAQPDEWWARMETVFEL